The Neosynechococcus sphagnicola sy1 genome has a window encoding:
- a CDS encoding polysaccharide deacetylase family protein has product MLTFLASPLPVLAQSTDNPCSGAGSAQFSGLMSGLVEASTWVDEPAVGMEMLLASLGPQLQSLLSPSPWPMINERAKQAKVPVLMYHDILPEKQVFFDVTPSEFEHHLALIHAQGLTPISLDQLVTHLQTGLPLPEKPILLTFDDGYGGHYQYVYPLLKKYGYPGVFSIYTAKVGKHLGRSSLTWEQLREMAADPLVTIASHSLTHPPDLRALSDAQLQQEITESKQVLEAELGIPIRYFTYPAGFYDQRVSKLVTDAGYRAALTMDDLHEGFAGESESLLAIKRFGQSALPQVLPQAWGGSPLPKWFPGFDFQSPVAVSHTTVNQIPLILISGGRPMTIHADSRYQVPEILAKTSAIAGVDGGFFSLEYLDSNVMIGPVFSQQTQQFVPGNASENPRLAGRPLVLISPQEVRFIPFDPSRHNTLAGIQAEMPNVTDAFVAAAWLVKAGQPQPDSAFGNLFDFNAERHRAFWGINKSGQPVIGVSTEPVGSVNLGEILAQADFQDAVMLDSGASTSLAYQGSSLVGYTPRPVPHVVALVPPFDSNQACVVAAR; this is encoded by the coding sequence GCATCTCCGCTGCCAGTGCTGGCTCAATCGACGGATAACCCCTGCTCTGGAGCGGGATCGGCCCAATTTTCTGGTTTGATGAGTGGCTTGGTGGAGGCATCCACCTGGGTCGATGAACCCGCTGTCGGGATGGAGATGCTGCTGGCGAGCCTTGGCCCTCAACTGCAATCTCTCTTGAGTCCGAGTCCTTGGCCGATGATTAATGAGCGGGCAAAGCAGGCCAAAGTCCCGGTGCTGATGTATCACGACATTCTTCCTGAGAAACAGGTTTTCTTTGATGTGACCCCATCTGAGTTTGAGCACCACTTGGCTCTGATTCACGCGCAAGGTCTGACACCCATTTCCCTTGACCAATTGGTGACCCATCTCCAAACGGGGTTACCCCTGCCAGAAAAGCCGATTTTGCTAACCTTTGATGATGGCTATGGCGGACACTACCAGTATGTGTACCCATTACTCAAGAAGTACGGCTATCCGGGTGTGTTCTCAATTTATACGGCTAAAGTGGGCAAGCATTTAGGGCGCTCTAGCTTGACTTGGGAACAGTTGCGAGAAATGGCCGCCGATCCCCTGGTAACTATCGCCTCTCATAGCCTTACCCATCCCCCTGACCTCCGGGCGTTATCCGATGCCCAACTGCAACAGGAGATTACAGAGTCTAAGCAAGTCTTAGAAGCAGAATTAGGAATTCCCATCCGTTACTTCACCTACCCAGCGGGCTTCTATGATCAACGGGTCTCCAAGTTGGTGACTGACGCTGGCTACCGGGCAGCTTTAACTATGGATGACCTCCATGAGGGATTTGCCGGAGAGTCTGAGAGTCTCCTGGCAATTAAGCGTTTTGGTCAGTCGGCCCTACCGCAGGTGCTCCCCCAAGCTTGGGGGGGAAGCCCTTTGCCTAAGTGGTTCCCAGGGTTTGATTTTCAGTCTCCGGTGGCCGTGAGTCATACTACGGTGAATCAGATTCCCCTGATCCTGATCTCTGGGGGTAGACCGATGACCATCCATGCGGATAGTCGGTATCAGGTTCCTGAGATTCTTGCCAAAACCTCGGCGATCGCGGGGGTGGATGGGGGCTTCTTCTCCCTGGAGTATCTGGACTCCAATGTCATGATTGGCCCGGTCTTCAGTCAACAGACCCAGCAATTTGTGCCAGGGAATGCCTCGGAAAATCCTCGACTCGCAGGGCGACCCTTGGTGCTGATCAGCCCCCAGGAAGTGCGCTTTATTCCCTTTGATCCCAGCCGTCACAATACCCTAGCGGGGATTCAGGCAGAGATGCCCAATGTCACCGATGCCTTTGTAGCGGCAGCCTGGTTGGTAAAAGCTGGACAGCCCCAGCCCGACAGTGCCTTTGGCAATTTGTTTGACTTTAATGCCGAGCGGCATCGGGCTTTTTGGGGCATTAATAAATCGGGGCAACCCGTGATCGGGGTTTCAACAGAGCCTGTGGGATCGGTCAACCTGGGGGAAATTCTTGCCCAGGCTGATTTTCAAGATGCGGTGATGCTTGATTCGGGAGCCAGTACTTCCCTAGCCTATCAGGGGTCATCTCTGGTTGGATATACACCTCGCCCGGTGCCCCATGTTGTTGCGTTGGTGCCACCCTTCGATAGCAATCAGGCTTGTGTGGTTGCTGCTCGCTAA
- a CDS encoding metallophosphoesterase family protein, which produces MGLSRRQFLVMAGSASGLGLAFLSQRLFAQGNAPPTPAPVTPVSPPTPMTESVGPAGLFAPQRGDVRIVVISDLNSQYGSTDYEPEVDKAIALIPDWKPDLVLCGGDMVAGQYPSLTKPEIQAMWAGFDRHIGAPLRQAQLPYGFTVGNHDASGALAIGGQPLFAQERDLATAHWNDPRHDPGIPFVDRAGFPFYYTFEQKQVFYLVWDASTSIIPQAQLDWAAQSLASPAAQKAKMRIVIGHLPLYAVAVGRDELGEILARAEELRSLLERYRVHTYISGHDHAYYPAHQGKLQLLHCGILGSGPRPLLNSHLPTEKTLTVIDIDLNAESTTYTTYDAVNLQVVDFKKLPRLIVGPNGRVLRRDIEITDLTPAEQALTWVSSTS; this is translated from the coding sequence ATGGGTTTAAGTCGCCGTCAATTTTTGGTAATGGCAGGGTCAGCCAGTGGATTAGGGCTGGCATTTTTGAGTCAACGTCTATTTGCCCAAGGGAATGCCCCCCCAACCCCAGCGCCTGTAACCCCTGTCTCCCCCCCAACGCCCATGACCGAATCCGTGGGGCCTGCGGGGTTATTTGCCCCCCAACGAGGGGATGTGCGGATTGTGGTGATTAGTGATTTGAACAGCCAGTATGGTTCCACCGATTACGAGCCGGAAGTTGACAAGGCGATCGCCCTGATCCCGGATTGGAAGCCCGATCTGGTGCTGTGTGGCGGAGATATGGTGGCGGGCCAATATCCCTCCCTCACGAAGCCAGAAATCCAGGCTATGTGGGCTGGTTTTGATCGTCACATTGGGGCTCCCCTGCGTCAGGCTCAACTGCCCTATGGCTTTACGGTAGGGAACCACGATGCTTCCGGTGCGTTAGCCATTGGGGGTCAGCCACTGTTTGCCCAAGAGCGCGACCTAGCAACGGCTCACTGGAATGATCCCCGCCATGATCCCGGCATTCCTTTTGTTGATCGGGCTGGTTTTCCCTTCTACTACACCTTTGAACAAAAGCAGGTGTTTTATTTGGTCTGGGATGCTTCCACCAGTATCATTCCCCAAGCCCAACTTGACTGGGCAGCCCAGAGTTTAGCCAGTCCGGCAGCCCAGAAGGCCAAAATGCGGATTGTCATCGGCCATTTGCCGCTCTATGCCGTAGCCGTAGGCCGAGATGAGCTGGGGGAAATCTTGGCACGGGCGGAGGAGTTGCGATCGCTGCTGGAGCGGTATCGGGTTCATACCTACATCAGTGGACATGACCATGCCTACTATCCAGCCCACCAAGGCAAACTCCAACTCCTCCACTGTGGGATTCTGGGGAGTGGCCCCCGACCCCTACTCAACAGTCATTTACCGACGGAAAAAACCTTGACGGTGATCGATATTGATCTCAATGCTGAGTCTACGACCTACACCACCTACGATGCAGTGAACCTGCAAGTGGTGGATTTCAAGAAACTTCCACGCTTGATTGTCGGTCCCAATGGCAGAGTGTTGCGCCGCGATATTGAGATCACAGACCTCACCCCCGCCGAGCAAGCCTTGACTTGGGTTTCTAGCACTAGCTAG
- a CDS encoding YqeG family HAD IIIA-type phosphatase, with amino-acid sequence MAWGTLLQPDLVVEGSILNLQPEILHAFGLEGLVLDVDETLVPLKSSEISPALQQWVEEARQSLKLSLLSNNLSEARIARIAESLNLSYLHGAGKPSRRKLRLAVAEMQLPVERVGMVGDRLFTDVLAGNRLGLFTILVEPMTDLGESLYHSRSLEIWISQILGASLSAKHKVTNSYKSLKS; translated from the coding sequence ATGGCCTGGGGTACACTGCTACAACCTGATTTGGTGGTGGAAGGTTCAATCTTAAACCTCCAGCCAGAGATTTTACACGCCTTCGGTCTGGAGGGATTGGTGTTGGATGTCGATGAGACCCTGGTCCCTCTGAAATCCTCCGAGATCTCTCCAGCGTTGCAACAGTGGGTAGAAGAAGCACGACAGAGCCTGAAGCTCTCTCTGCTCAGTAACAATCTCAGCGAAGCTCGGATTGCTCGAATTGCTGAATCCCTGAATCTTTCCTATCTCCATGGCGCGGGGAAACCATCCCGCCGCAAGCTGCGTCTGGCCGTAGCTGAGATGCAGTTACCCGTTGAGCGAGTGGGCATGGTGGGCGATCGCCTGTTTACCGATGTCTTGGCAGGGAATCGCTTGGGTCTGTTTACCATTCTGGTGGAACCGATGACAGACCTGGGAGAGTCCCTATACCACTCCCGTTCCCTAGAGATCTGGATCTCCCAAATATTAGGGGCCTCGCTTTCTGCGAAACATAAAGTTACAAATTCATATAAGTCTTTAAAAAGTTAA
- the mltG gene encoding endolytic transglycosylase MltG, with protein MTNWSSPRLHQDLLMAIQRLSQRWLYLTVPLATCSFVGCLGWFWWSWVTAPVNASAIAQTIQIAPGTPAQQIGQDLETLGVIRSTTAWELWARWLSLREPQGSFQAGTYELSPRLSLEQVATKIWLGEVVQQPLTIPEGWSLRQMAAEFERQGFFSAEAFMAAAHKIPYAQYPWLPQELPHLEGFLYPDTYLLPKDQITPQQVVHLMLSRFEQVALPLYQRQQSQTPLSLRAWVTLASIVEKEAVIPEERPRIAGVFLRRLQLGMTLGSDPTVEYGLGIQQTPDQPLTLRQVNTASPYNTYLNPGLPPTPIASPGRASLQAVLTPEVTPYLYFVARYDGSHVFSRTLAAHEAAQAAIQARRGSQPHRP; from the coding sequence TTGACGAACTGGAGTAGCCCCCGCCTTCACCAGGATCTGCTCATGGCGATTCAGCGTCTTTCTCAGCGGTGGCTTTACCTGACAGTCCCTCTGGCAACCTGCAGCTTCGTAGGTTGTCTGGGTTGGTTTTGGTGGAGTTGGGTTACGGCTCCTGTCAATGCCTCGGCGATCGCTCAAACGATTCAAATTGCGCCGGGCACCCCTGCCCAACAGATTGGTCAGGACTTAGAAACCTTGGGGGTGATTCGTTCGACCACGGCTTGGGAACTCTGGGCTCGCTGGCTGTCGCTACGGGAGCCCCAGGGAAGTTTTCAGGCAGGTACTTATGAATTGTCCCCCCGTCTCTCTTTGGAGCAGGTGGCCACCAAAATTTGGTTGGGGGAAGTCGTGCAACAGCCGTTGACGATCCCTGAGGGATGGTCCCTGAGGCAAATGGCCGCCGAGTTTGAAAGACAGGGTTTTTTCTCGGCTGAGGCGTTCATGGCAGCAGCTCACAAGATTCCCTATGCCCAATACCCTTGGTTACCCCAGGAGCTGCCTCATCTAGAGGGCTTTCTCTACCCAGATACCTACCTACTGCCAAAGGATCAAATCACCCCTCAACAAGTTGTCCACCTGATGTTATCGAGATTCGAGCAGGTAGCATTGCCGTTATACCAACGCCAACAGTCTCAAACCCCATTGAGCTTACGAGCTTGGGTGACCCTTGCCAGCATTGTAGAAAAAGAGGCCGTGATCCCAGAGGAGCGACCCCGAATTGCCGGGGTGTTTCTGCGTCGCCTCCAGTTGGGCATGACGCTGGGATCTGATCCCACCGTTGAGTATGGGTTGGGGATTCAACAAACCCCCGATCAGCCGTTGACGCTCCGCCAAGTCAACACAGCTTCCCCTTACAATACGTACCTCAACCCTGGGTTGCCGCCAACACCCATTGCGAGTCCCGGTCGGGCAAGTCTCCAAGCAGTGCTTACCCCTGAAGTCACTCCCTATCTTTACTTTGTGGCCCGCTATGATGGCAGCCATGTCTTTAGTCGCACCCTTGCTGCCCATGAGGCCGCTCAAGCAGCGATTCAGGCGCGACGAGGCAGCCAACCACATCGGCCTTAA
- a CDS encoding DUF3727 domain-containing protein, producing MTESKMDKDYLGMEAEDFEMDAPTITLTDEAGRTLTCYVEHSLQLEGQEYVLLMPVDSPVEIFAWQEEDADDEAALPVDEAEIDQIFPIAKAVLEEQNLTLKRTAITLTVEGELPDYLEEEEELDEEEEDQEELQLLASFYHEEQEYTIYTPLDPFLILARLGADGQPQLLSPEEMEKLEPLLPMLEDQLFDELE from the coding sequence ATGACTGAGTCCAAGATGGATAAGGATTACCTAGGGATGGAAGCAGAAGATTTTGAGATGGATGCACCGACGATCACCCTGACCGACGAGGCGGGGCGGACACTCACCTGCTATGTTGAGCATTCCCTGCAACTAGAAGGTCAGGAATATGTGTTGCTAATGCCGGTTGACTCACCCGTAGAAATCTTCGCTTGGCAGGAAGAAGATGCGGATGATGAAGCAGCTTTGCCCGTCGATGAGGCGGAGATCGATCAGATTTTCCCCATTGCCAAAGCTGTTTTAGAGGAGCAGAACCTCACCCTCAAGCGTACCGCCATCACTCTCACCGTTGAAGGCGAACTGCCGGATTACCTGGAGGAAGAGGAGGAACTAGACGAGGAGGAGGAAGACCAGGAGGAGCTGCAATTGTTGGCAAGCTTCTACCATGAGGAACAGGAGTATACGATCTATACTCCCTTGGATCCCTTCTTAATTCTGGCCCGTCTAGGGGCAGATGGTCAGCCCCAATTGCTCTCTCCCGAAGAAATGGAAAAGCTAGAACCTTTACTCCCGATGTTGGAAGACCAATTGTTTGACGAACTGGAGTAG
- the ruvX gene encoding Holliday junction resolvase RuvX, producing the protein MSIISALGLDVGRKRIGIAGCDGTGLIATGLTTLERTSFASDVEQLRCWVQERHVQVLVVGLPYCMNGDLGFQARQVQKFAQGLSRALQLPVEYVDERLTSVEAESLLRAAHLSPSRNRGLIDRTAAALILQQWLDDRRADLVTAKNPSGVG; encoded by the coding sequence ATGTCCATCATTTCAGCTCTCGGTCTCGATGTCGGTAGAAAACGCATTGGCATTGCTGGCTGTGATGGCACGGGGTTAATCGCTACCGGACTGACGACTCTGGAGCGTACCTCCTTTGCCTCGGATGTTGAGCAACTGCGGTGCTGGGTGCAGGAGCGGCACGTACAGGTTTTAGTGGTGGGCTTACCCTATTGCATGAACGGCGATCTGGGATTTCAAGCCCGGCAGGTACAGAAATTTGCTCAAGGACTGTCTCGGGCGTTGCAGTTGCCCGTGGAGTATGTGGATGAACGTCTAACCTCCGTAGAAGCTGAATCATTGTTGAGAGCTGCACACCTCTCACCGTCCCGCAATCGAGGTCTGATTGATCGCACCGCCGCAGCACTGATTTTACAGCAGTGGTTAGATGATCGACGGGCTGATCTAGTAACTGCCAAGAATCCATCGGGAGTTGGTTAG
- a CDS encoding GNAT family N-acetyltransferase has translation MDPLLPESANSQTFQIRPMQYRDLEVIEQLVAAESATAGDCCSIQIRQQIQQVKRWYRLLQVLGWFPNPWRYYFCVHVAEVAAQFLGMIQVSPVNRTRSTWRIDQVAVTDAALGEGALSSRPQDVGSQLLRQRFETVWEARTWVLEIDVNNKTALALYRQNGFQPLAHMTYWAIAPESLQTLAQRQPDLPNLLPVSNADAQLLYQLDTAAMPPLVRQVFDRHILDFKTSLFRSLVQGFQQWVSQTEVVSGYVFEPQRKAAIGYFQMQLCRNQSQPHEAQLTVHPAYTWLYPELMAQMARIAQAFPAQGLYLASADYQPEREAYLERIGASRTAHTLMMSRSVWHKLRESKSVSLDSLQLSEVLQSFQPVRKPIPSRIILKSPFRKYVHHFSSRSRCR, from the coding sequence ATGGACCCGCTGCTTCCCGAAAGCGCCAACTCCCAGACCTTCCAGATTCGACCGATGCAGTATCGAGATCTGGAAGTCATTGAACAATTGGTGGCCGCAGAATCGGCAACGGCGGGGGATTGTTGCTCGATTCAAATCCGGCAGCAAATCCAGCAGGTGAAACGCTGGTATCGGCTGCTGCAAGTCCTGGGGTGGTTTCCCAATCCCTGGCGCTATTACTTCTGTGTGCATGTTGCTGAGGTGGCGGCTCAGTTTCTAGGCATGATTCAGGTTTCGCCAGTCAATCGCACTCGTAGTACTTGGCGGATCGATCAGGTTGCCGTCACCGATGCTGCTCTTGGGGAGGGGGCTTTGAGTTCTCGTCCCCAGGACGTTGGCTCTCAGTTGCTGCGTCAGCGCTTTGAGACGGTCTGGGAAGCCCGCACCTGGGTGCTAGAAATTGATGTCAATAATAAGACAGCCCTGGCATTGTACCGCCAGAATGGCTTTCAACCCTTGGCCCACATGACCTACTGGGCGATCGCCCCAGAATCGCTGCAAACCCTGGCACAGCGGCAGCCAGACCTACCCAATCTCCTACCCGTCAGTAATGCGGATGCCCAGTTACTCTACCAGCTAGATACTGCTGCCATGCCTCCCCTAGTGCGACAGGTCTTTGATCGTCATATCCTCGACTTTAAAACCAGTCTGTTTCGCTCCTTAGTTCAGGGCTTTCAGCAATGGGTGAGTCAGACCGAAGTGGTCAGTGGCTACGTGTTTGAACCCCAACGTAAGGCAGCGATCGGCTACTTTCAAATGCAGTTGTGTCGCAATCAATCCCAACCCCATGAGGCTCAACTGACGGTGCATCCAGCCTATACCTGGTTGTATCCAGAATTAATGGCTCAAATGGCGCGCATTGCTCAAGCATTTCCCGCCCAGGGTTTGTATTTGGCCTCTGCTGACTATCAACCAGAGCGAGAGGCTTACCTGGAGCGCATTGGAGCCAGTCGCACTGCCCACACCTTAATGATGTCTCGCTCCGTCTGGCATAAACTCAGAGAATCTAAGTCAGTATCCTTGGATAGTCTACAACTGTCTGAGGTGTTACAAAGTTTCCAGCCTGTTCGGAAACCGATTCCCAGCCGGATCATCTTAAAGAGTCCTTTCAGGAAATATGTCCATCATTTCAGCTCTCGGTCTCGATGTCGGTAG
- a CDS encoding F420-0:Gamma-glutamyl ligase: MILESLGIGIGVAILGGALGGLALELQYRLRPAMQLDVTAKEWNLEVYEPQRYQIVGDVTLRNPLSRFEIMVPEMQCQVTLLSSASLAGITSTIQIIPQHPDAPARADNYWFAYIVKSGKTTQAEIRVEILGADLSHLQAAWIQIRYVTYSPAGRESQVSHVVVPLQFPTPDTSQRWRPTPKADVLPIRTHLLTHLDHPVEVVRHYVLPHARKGDIVTLGETPVAIMQGRWRHPTQIRPGWVARRLCYFFLPTSSLATACGLQALVDIVGPLRVLSAFVIGAVAKVLGQPGMFYRLAGEQARLIDDVTGTLPPYDQFIVLGPQHSQQIVDQIRQETGLSAAIVDVNDLKAVKILAATADITPAFLIQALRTNPAGNADEQTPLVLIRPTDPHPPT, from the coding sequence GTGATCTTAGAAAGTCTTGGGATCGGGATTGGAGTGGCAATTCTGGGGGGTGCCTTGGGAGGTCTGGCTCTGGAGTTACAGTATCGACTCCGCCCTGCCATGCAACTGGATGTCACTGCCAAGGAGTGGAATCTAGAGGTTTACGAGCCGCAACGCTACCAGATTGTCGGAGACGTTACCCTGCGGAATCCTCTGAGCCGATTTGAAATCATGGTGCCAGAAATGCAGTGCCAGGTAACGCTGCTCTCATCCGCGAGCCTAGCGGGCATTACCTCTACAATTCAGATTATTCCCCAACATCCCGATGCCCCAGCCCGAGCTGATAACTATTGGTTCGCTTACATTGTCAAATCGGGCAAAACCACCCAAGCAGAGATTCGGGTCGAGATTCTCGGGGCGGATCTGAGTCACCTCCAGGCAGCTTGGATCCAGATTCGTTATGTCACCTATAGCCCCGCAGGCCGGGAATCTCAAGTGTCTCATGTGGTGGTACCCTTACAGTTTCCTACCCCCGATACCTCCCAGCGCTGGCGACCGACTCCCAAAGCCGATGTCCTCCCGATTCGCACCCATCTTCTCACCCATTTAGATCATCCCGTCGAGGTGGTGCGCCACTATGTCCTGCCCCATGCGCGGAAGGGAGACATCGTCACCCTTGGGGAAACCCCCGTGGCCATTATGCAGGGACGCTGGCGACATCCCACCCAGATCCGACCCGGTTGGGTGGCACGACGGCTCTGTTACTTCTTTTTACCCACCTCCAGTCTGGCTACGGCCTGTGGCTTACAGGCGTTGGTAGACATTGTCGGCCCCCTGCGGGTGCTCAGCGCTTTTGTGATTGGAGCGGTTGCCAAGGTACTGGGCCAACCTGGAATGTTTTATCGTCTGGCAGGGGAGCAGGCACGACTGATTGATGATGTCACCGGAACCCTACCTCCCTATGATCAATTCATTGTTCTTGGCCCCCAGCACTCCCAACAAATTGTCGATCAAATCCGTCAGGAAACTGGACTGTCAGCGGCGATCGTCGATGTCAATGACTTGAAAGCAGTTAAGATATTGGCAGCGACTGCCGATATCACCCCAGCCTTCCTGATCCAAGCCTTGAGAACCAACCCAGCCGGGAATGCCGATGAGCAGACACCGCTGGTGTTAATTCGACCAACTGACCCCCATCCCCCCACCTAA